A single region of the Nilaparvata lugens isolate BPH unplaced genomic scaffold, ASM1435652v1 scaffold5323, whole genome shotgun sequence genome encodes:
- the LOC120355944 gene encoding uncharacterized protein LOC120355944: MEVDESSLFDLFSNNDSSDDYIPPTSSEEDEERFSIFNFKRKKRTACNRAQNIVAHESFHIPDPDDDPDDPKPQSPNEVGINLEEILEDQSVTQNDKEQNDLLDETTTTPKKCEKENSEPF; this comes from the exons ATGGAAGTTGATGAGTCAAGTTTATTTGACCTGTTTAGTAATAATGATTCTTCAGATGATTACATTCCACCCACCTCCtctgaagaagatgaagaacgTTTCagcatttttaatttcaagag GAAGAAGAGAACAGCTTGTAATAGAGCACAGAATATAGTTGCACATGAAAGTTTCCATATTCCTGATCCTGATGATGACCCAGACGATCCCAAACCACAAAGTCCTAATGAAGTTGGAATTAATTTGGAAGAGATTCTTGAAGATCAGTCAGTCACTCAAAATGACAAGGAACAAAATGATTT ATTAGATGAGACCACAACCACTCCAAAAAAATGTGAGAAAGAAAATTCCGAACCCTTCTAA